The genomic stretch TTTGACTAAGGATGACAAACACATACTGagggtctctctgcatgtccagcaCAGTAATTGCCACTGATGAAAATTAGGGTGACTGTGTGTGACATGGAATCTCTCCTCTAGTACAGATACAGGGCCCAATGTATTTGCTTTCTAATATTGTCATATTTAAGGATGCCCAAAGATCCAGGTTTAATTTCCAGAACCCATACAgtggcccacaactgtctgtaacttcactGTAACTCcactccagggatctgacaccctattCTGGCCTTCATAAGGCCAGGCACACTTGGGGtctatagacatacatgcaggtaagaataaatatacatgtaaaataaaaataataattaaagacgggaaaatttttattattgtcttctctgtaacagcaaataaaaacattatttgaaaAATACCAGCAGTCTCCTCAAATGATCTCTATTAAAGGTTACAAACCATTAGATTTATGTGTTTGGTTCCACTTGAGTTTTGAAGTGCTATTGCTTATGGTGACCCTTTATGATTTAacatggagaggagaggcatggtgtaaAAGGAGCTAGGAACAATGTTAATAGGAGCCTCACCTATAATAGTAACACAAAATGAACAACATCAATAAAAACATTCTAGAGTAGAAACTGGCTAAGCAATGCGATGTCACATGATGTAGCCTTCTAGAGAATTGCTACAGGCAGCAGGTCCATTCGGGggaaacatacaaataaaatgatcAAGTAAAAATCAGTGCAGAATGGTGGATGCACAAACAATAATTTGATATGATGGAATGTTGGTGAAAAGTAGTTGCTGGTTTTTAACTGTAAATATTAgttgtgtcttttttcttttggttgtgtagctttataataaaattgaagaaaaaatccTCATGCAGAAGCAGAACTACCTTTGCTATCTTAAAgagccacaatttttttttttttggttttttgagacagggtttctctgtggttttggagcctatcctggaactagctcttgtagaccaggctggtctcgaactcacagagatccgcctgcctctgcctcccaaatttaAGCACTTTGAAATAAGTACTGTGCACTTATTCCTAGACCCCCAGAACATCTCTTATCAAACTTGTAGGAAAAGAAGGTCAAATGCTGAAACTGGCAGAATTGTAGGGACTTCCTGTTTTACACATAGTTCAAAAGTTAGAGACCACAGCTACAAGAGAAAGGAGGAACCTGGAGTATTCTTAAATACCAGGCTTGCTTTCTTTAGTCAGCCTGCAGCAGATCCAGCTTCCAGGTCAACATGAAGGCTCTCCTCACACTGGGATTCCTcttgctttctgtcactgtgcaGGCTAAGGTCTATGAACGCTGTGAGTTCGCTAGAACCCTGAAAAGAAATGGAATGGATGGCTACAGGGGAATCAGCCTGGCGAACTGTAAGTTTCTTCTTAGATAAGAAACTCCTACAGAACAGGTATAAGGAAGCAATGAGTGAGCAGAGTGGGAACTGGAGCCCATAAGCTTTTAGAACCCTGTGTATTTGACTTggtttaattaaaaactaaagtcTTTGTCTTTTTCATCAGAGATACTGGGGTGAGGACATGGAAGGGACACCTAAGGTAATAGGACCTGAGGTGCTCTTGGAGTGACACTGGGTTTTCCAGTTGCTACAGACTCAATAGTCCACAGGGGGCTGAGAAAAGGTGGGAGGACTCACTCATTCAGAACTTGAGTTCTCAGAAGCTGGAGTGACTGGTATTTGTCTTCATTGCTCTTACTATGGTATGAACCTTTTGGGagaaaacttttcaaaaattttgAACTTCCTTTATAGGGCAGAGGATCTGATTTCCTTCAACTTGCTGCTGAAATGAGGTCTGATGGATCAGAACATGAATGATTAAATATGCTTCTTCACTATGGGGTAGCTTTTCATTCTGTACAATGGAAGACAGGGATGAGGAAAAGTTGTTCATGACTTACTCCCTCTACGTCACTGTAATGAGCGTGCTTTTCAGATTCAATTAAGGCAGCTACTACTCAATAACTAATTGTCCCTGAACAAGTGAACAGACAGATGTATgagtggatgtgtgtatgtgtgaatgaatgggtggatggatgaatggaatTGCAGAATAGCCCTTCCTAGTCTAATGTTCTTGCTTTCAATATTCTCACCAACCATTTGTGAAGATACACACTCCTGGAATACAAGCAATGGGACACTAAGGCAGGAGACGGCATGTTCTGTGCAAAAGTAGTATACTTagtgacacagaaaagaaaaaaaaaattccatcttAACATGCAAATTCACCTTGTTATTAGAACATCTCTGTGAGGAAATTCTCATTTTTCTAATAGCTTatatgcttaatattaattaataattcaatataaatatgaatattaataCTAATTTAGAACTTaatcatattataaatatattaattataaacatgtTAATTATAACtacattaatttataaaattcacCTAACtactatttgtgtttttattttaggcaGAAGTGTATTGATGAAAGATGGGGAAGGGGAAAGCAGGGAAAGAAGTAgctattttattttggggagtaGGGAGCATGGTTACACTGTATAGCACTGTTGGCTCggatcttgctatgtaaaccaggctggtgtcaaactcacatagattcaccagcctctgacTACCAACTGCTGGGAATAAAAGTGAACACCACTGTGACTGCTTCATCcatctgaatattttaaaagtatcttatCCTATTTATTCTCAGTGCAAATTGATTTGTCctcaaagagattttctttgggATACTTGAAAATCACATGCTGACTAGGTATAGCAGTTACACCTACTTGAAATGCAGAGACGTAACAATAACTTGAAGCCAGAGACTACCCTGAGTAACACAGCCAGACCTGGCCTGAACTAGTGGTAGCATAGTTTATAACTTAATCATATGattttacttataaaataaatcacTTGTAAAATACAGCCATCTCAAGGAGCTAATTTTGGTATCCAATATGAATCATTTGCAGTTGTTGCTTATTGatcaatattctttttctttctagggGTGTGCTTGGCTCAGCATGAGAGTAACTATAATACACGAGCTACAAACTACAACCCTGGAGACAAAAGCACTGACTATGGGATATTTCAGATCAATAGCCGATACTGGTGCAATGATGGCAAAACCCCGAGAGCAGTGAACGCCTGTGGGATACCCTGCAGTGGTAAGACATGGCAGAATTAGTGGGATAGGGAACAACTCACCTGCTCTTACGTGCAAGAGCAGAGATTCTGTgcaggagacacactgatggaaACATCAGGAACCTGGGAGACTGTCTGGACTGTTAGAAAGTCATTGTTAAGCACATCTATTGCTAACAGGGGGATCCAGTCTCCGGTCAGCACCCAGAGTATGCAAAAAATTCATCTACATGTCAAGGGCTAGACTTTTCTTGATGAGGGTTAAATAAGGAAGCATATGCTTTCTGATGGCAGCTTTCTCTTTTGCTTCATCTTAAataattctctttaaaaatatctctgtCTTCATAGAGCTACATTTTTACATATAGCTACATATctctttacatacatacacatacacacacatacatacattcatacatacatctCTCTCCTATATGGCCATACATCTTACACACAGTTTTCACATAGATGTGtatgtttcttttctgtctttctcttctacaTCTTTTCTACAGAGCTTCATCTTCTTTGCCTCCACACAGTTACAAATCTCCACACAGCCATGGATATACATCTCTTTTACAACATGCAGCACTTTACACAGCTCTCTTTCTGGatccactctcacacacatacttctACATCGTTCACCCACTCTCCACTCCCTCACACTTCCTCAGGCTTCATCTTCTTCATCTTTTACATTTCTCTCCCACAGCTGTCTTCTCCTGCACAGCTTCCTCTCTTTAAACTTCCACTCCTCTCCCAGCCAAACTTtgaaaaattacattttcagGTCCAACACTTTCTCATAACACAAGATAAGTCACATAATTTCTTGTACGCTTGGGATGTCACATTGACTGGCCAGTGAGTAAAACTTGGCCATGAAGCCTAAATGTTAGGGTTCTCAGGGTTTccagacagaaaataaacagtTAAGTTAATTGGCTGAACCTTGAGCCTATAATATAAACTAAGGCTTGCACTATGTGCAAAAAGTCAATTACTGAGGAAGTTATGTTTACTAAATTGCTTCTAGTCTGAATCAGCAATAAATAATACCTAGGAAAATGACCTTGTGCATTTGTCTTCAGGAGTAACCAGATATTCATCTCCAGGGGTAACCAGGTTGCTTTGAGTTTGTTCTGGAGTCTAAAATTAGCTGTCTTTGTGACTGCGGATGCTATCACTTTCCTATGTCAGTCTGAGTGATGAAAACTATCCTAGTGCTCCTTCTATTCATCACAACTGTACAGCTTACCAGAAATCATCTTTCTGACCATACACAGCTGTGTGTGCCCAGCAGATGGAATATTTACATGAGataaacacaagcagtgggaaAACATCCACAGCAGTTCTTAGGGAAGAAATTAAGTGGCACATGAGAGAACTTACAGACAGGAACAAGTGGTCATTCACAGTCAGTAATTCCATGGCATTACCAGGTGGCACTCCCCATCAGAGAGTCATTCATCTGGTGGGTCAACCTGCTGAAAACTAGTTGTCACTTGCTGTATACCtccacagccctctgtgcacataAAGATTAGCTAAGGAAGACATTAGTCTTAGGGCATAGCTTGGTGATAGAATACCGTGCCTACCACTCAGAGGGCCCTGGGTTCTGCCTCTAAAATCACtgaatgaataagcaaaataCATAGtgcctgggaagacagctcagacAGAAGAGTCCCCTAAGCCTAGGTTTAACCCTCAGCACCCAAATAAAAGCTGAGTTTGATGACATGCATTTGTAAGACCAGGCCTGGGGGGCCAAGACAGGCAGACCcatggggctcactggccaaccagcataaGCCAGTTCAAACggcagaccctgtctcagaaacaatgtGGACTATCTAGGGAACAGTTCCTGGggctttcctctgacctctacatacacatacacacatgtacaggttCACTGGCACATATAtcaccacacagagacacacatgttaaattaataaaaaattaaaaaaataaagagttggtATCATTAAAAGTGGATGGGAATTGTTTAACCTATACTCACATGCACTCACGAGTaaacagacacataattaaaattaataaaaataaacatgcaaaaaGTTGTCATTTTGTAACTAATGAAAGTTTCTGAAATATGTACTAATTAATTGTAAGTGGCTTTATTGGTATTTGTCCTGAATATTTCCTTTCTGACTGTTTACTTAGGGGTAGTTATAGATATTGTTATCAGTCATTGTTGACAGAATAAATCTTATTATAAACAGTTCTAACATATACACATGAAAGTATTACTGTAATAAAGACCGTATGACAGGGAACTACCGAGTAACTGATATTTTGTCCAACTGGcttctgtagtaggaggctgcttgttcgtttcccagccacccaaactccagaaataaccacacagaagctatacTAATTAAGTtgctgcttgacctattagctctaacttctttttttatttttatttttattgagctctacgtttttctctgctcctcttcctgcctctcccctccctttcaatccTCTCtgaaggtccccatgctcccaatttactcaggagatcttgtctttttctacttcccatgtagattagatccatgtacctctctcttggtgtcctcattgttgtctaggttctctgggattgtgatttgtaggctggttttctttgctttatgtttaaaaaccacttatgagtgagtacatgtgataattgcctttctgggtttgggctacctcactcacaatgatgttttctagttccatacatttgcctgcaaaattcaagatgccattactttttttttctgctgtgtagtactctgttgtgtaaaaataccacattttccttatgcattcttcagtagaggggcatttaggttgtttccaggttctggctatggcaaacaatgctgcaactctcacttcttattgactagcttttacatcttaatttaacccatttcttttttttttttttttccgagacagggtttctctgtggttttggagcctgtcctggaactagctctgtagaccaggatggtctcgaactcacagagatccacctgcctctccctcccaagtgctgggattaaaggcgtgcgccaccaccgcccggctaatttaacccatttctattattttatattttaccatgaggttcgtggCCTATTGGCAAGGTTCAGGTCTATCTATCTCTGGTgctggcttcatggcttctccctgactctgcctcctttcttttcttttttaaatttatttatttattaaagatttctgcctcctccccaccaccacctcccatttccctccccctcccccaatcaagtccccctccctcgtcagcccgaagagcaatcagtgttccctgccctgtaggaagtccaaggaccacccacctccatcccagtctagtaaggtgagcatccaaactgcctaggctcccacaaagccagtacgtgcagtaggatcagaaacccattgccattgttcttgagttctcagtagtcctcattgtctactctgttcagcgagtccggttttatcccatactttttcagacccaggccagctggccttggtgagttcctgatagaacatccccattgtctcagtgtgtgggtgcatccctcgcggtcctgagttccttgctcgtgctctctctccttctgctcctgatttggaccttgagatttcagtccggtgctccaatgtgggtctctgtctctgtctcctttcatcgcctgatgaagtttaatattcaggaggatgcctatatgtttttctttgggttcaccttcttatttagcttctctaggatcacgaattataaaaaacaatgacttcttgatttttgaatgcaaatggatggaaatagaaaacactatcctgagtgaggtaagccagaccccaaaagaggaacatgggatgtactcactcatatttggtttctagccataaataaaggacatctgcctcctttctttcagcattcagtttagctttccctgcctagctctactctatccTATCATGGgctcaagtcagtttctttattaaccaatggtattcacagcatacagaggggaatcccacatcaggcttCTGTGTGTATTGATGTACTCTTTGTGTTGAAAGATTTTAGAGCAACTTACTAAtatcaaattttgtttttaaactcttTAGAATGCATGTTCAAATAATCTAATTCTTAGATAGACATTATTTTATCAAGCAAAATAACATAGACTTATGTTTTTaagatgaaacttttttttttttcgagacagagtttctctgtaactttggagcctgtcctggaacttactctgtacaccaggctggcctcgatctcatggaaatccatctgcctctgcctcccgagttctgggattaaaggtgagctcCACTACTGCTGGACTCGATgaaacttattatttttattattattttattactttaaaaaatactaatccaaattcccactcccctcctcccactccctccacacacctttccacccttccccctccaatcctaagccagggcaaggcaccctgcccagTGGAAAGTCAAAGGctctctctactatatctagttTGAACAAAGTatacatccaaatagaataggatcccaaaaaatcagtacatgcagtagtgacaaattccagtgccactgccagtggctcctcagtctgtcccaactgtcaaccacattcagagggactagtttgatgcCATGCTCCTTCACTCCCAGTCGAGTTGTaattggtgagctctcattagctcaggcaaattgtctcagtgggtgaacccttcatggtcttgacctccttgctcatatcctcactccttccactcttcaactggaccttgggagctcagtccagtgctctgatgtggttctctgcctctgtttccatctgttgttggatgaaggttctatggtgatatttaagataatcatcatgctggctacagggcaaggccagttcaggtaccctctgctctattgcttagggtctgtaaagaattgcattgggattttgatgaggattgcattgaatctatagattgctttgggtaggattgccatttttactattttgattgatcctatccaagagcattggagatctttccattttctggtatcttcttcaatttctttcttcaaagacttaaagttcttttcaaataggtctttcacttccttggttagtgtaacctccaagatattttatgtgatttgtggctattgtgaaaggtaatgtttctctgattttcttctctgcttctttatcctttgtgtataggagagctactgattttttttttagttgatcttgtatcctgccacgtcactgaaggtatttatcagctgtaggagtttttggggtcacttatatacactatcatatcatctgcaaataactaaagtatgacttcttcctttttaaattgaattCCCTTTATCtccttatgttatcttattgctattgctaaaacttcaagcacaatattgaagagatatggagagagtggacagccttgtcattttcctgaatttagtggaatggctttgagtttctctccacttaacttgatgttagctgtcatctTGATGTATaatgctttttattatatttagatatatagagatccttgtatctctaatctctccaagacctttatcatgtaggggtgttggattttgtcaaattctttttcagcatccagtgaaatgatcatatattttttttcagtttatttaatgATGGATTACATCAACAGCTTTTCGTGtgttgaaccagccttgcatctctgggatgatggatgattttttttttgatgtattcttggtttcagtttgccagtatttcattgagaaattttgcatacatgttcatgagtgagattggtctgtaattttctttcttagttgagtctttgtgcagttttggtatcagggtaactgtagcttcataaaaagagtttggcaatgacccttctgtttctattatgtggaacactttgaggagtataagtattagctcttcttgaaagttctggtaaaattttgcattaaaaccatccagccctggactttttttgtttgtgaggtttttgatggcagcttttATCTCCTCgtggcttataggtctatttaaattgttaccctggtcttgatttaattttggtatgtggtatctatCTAAGaaattctccatttcttttacattttttaattttgtggagtacaaatTTTTGTAGTAATAactaatgattctctaaatttcctcagtatctgttgttatgtccccctttcatttctgattttattaatttggatgttctatctctgtcttttgattagattggataagggtttgtcaatcttgttggttttttcaaagaataagctctttgtttcattgattctttggattgttttctgtgtttctatattgttgattttagccctcaatttgattatttcctgtcttctactcctcctgggtgagtctgcttctatttttttaagagctttcaggtgtgctattaagctgctgtgagctttctctgtttcgtttatgtgggcacttagtgctatgaactttcttcttaacactgctttcatagtgtttcaCCACTGTCCCTTAGGTTtagatatgttgtgccttcatttttgctgaattcaaggaagacttttattttttctttatttcttccttgacccaggggtgcttcagtaattgactgttcagtttccatgagtgtgTAGGCTTTATGGGAGTATTAttcttgttaaattctaactttactccatggtgatccgataaggcACAGGTggttactcatttttttttttttgtatctgtggaggtttgctttgctaccaagtatgtgatcaattttagaaaaggttccatgaggtgccgagaggaaggtatattcttttctatttgggtggaatgttctatagatgtgtgttaagtccatttgattcattacatctgttagttctcttatttctctgttaggtttctgtctggtggACCTGTCTattagtgagagaggagtgttgaaatatcctactattagtgtgtggggtttgatgaacgatttaagttttagtaatgtttcttttacatatgtggttgctcttgtattaggggtaTAGATGTTCCGGGATTGAAACTTCATCTTTATGAAtagttcctgttatgagtataaagtatcaTTCTCCATCtattctgattgattttagtttgaaatcaattttttttagaCATTAGGATAGCCatacccgcttgtttcttagtaccatttgattggaaaatcttttccaaccctttattctgaggtagtgtctgtcttagaggttgaggtgtgtttcttgtaaacagcagaaggctggatcctgttttcatatccattctcttagcctgtgtctttttataggtgaattgagttcattgatatgtGATATTCATGACTAGTAGTTGTTAACTACAgttatttttttagtagtaatGTTTGTTTTTGGGGTTATGCTGGTGGGGAATTATCAGAAGTCTGTGTTATTGTTCGTATAGTTAGCTTCCGTGGGTTGGGGGTTTT from Chionomys nivalis chromosome 25, mChiNiv1.1, whole genome shotgun sequence encodes the following:
- the LOC130866343 gene encoding lysozyme C-2 produces the protein MKALLTLGFLLLSVTVQAKVYERCEFARTLKRNGMDGYRGISLANWVCLAQHESNYNTRATNYNPGDKSTDYGIFQINSRYWCNDGKTPRAVNACGIPCSALLQDDITQAIQCAKRVVRDPQGIRAWVAWRNYCQNRDLTQYLRNCRL